In Streptantibioticus cattleyicolor NRRL 8057 = DSM 46488, a genomic segment contains:
- the rpsC gene encoding 30S ribosomal protein S3: protein MGQKVNPHGFRLGVTTDFKSRWYADKLYKDYVKEDVAIRRMMTQGMERAGISKVEIERTRDRVRVDIHTARPGIVIGRRGAEADRIRGDLEKLTGKQVQLNILEVKNPETDAQLVAQAVAEQLASRVSFRRAMRKSMQGTMKAGAKGIKIQCGGRLGGAEMSRSEFYREGRVPLHTLRANVDYGFFEAKTTFGRIGVKVWIYKGDVKNLAEVRAEGAAARAGNRPARGGNERPQRRGGERGGRGRRPQSAEAQAPKAEAPAVEAPAAETPGTEA, encoded by the coding sequence ATGGGCCAGAAGGTTAACCCGCACGGGTTCCGGCTCGGTGTGACCACGGACTTCAAGTCCCGCTGGTACGCCGACAAGCTGTACAAGGACTACGTCAAGGAAGACGTCGCCATCCGCCGGATGATGACGCAGGGCATGGAGCGGGCCGGCATCTCCAAGGTGGAGATCGAGCGCACCCGCGACCGCGTCCGCGTCGACATCCACACCGCCCGGCCGGGCATCGTCATCGGCCGCCGCGGCGCGGAGGCCGACCGCATCCGTGGCGACCTGGAGAAGCTCACCGGCAAGCAGGTGCAGCTCAACATCCTCGAGGTCAAGAACCCGGAGACCGACGCTCAGCTGGTGGCCCAGGCCGTCGCCGAGCAGCTCGCCTCCCGCGTCTCCTTCCGTCGTGCCATGCGCAAGAGCATGCAGGGCACCATGAAGGCCGGCGCCAAGGGCATCAAGATCCAGTGCGGTGGCCGTCTCGGCGGCGCCGAGATGTCCCGGTCGGAGTTCTACCGCGAGGGCCGGGTTCCGCTGCACACCCTGCGGGCCAACGTGGACTACGGCTTCTTCGAGGCCAAGACCACCTTCGGCCGCATCGGCGTCAAGGTGTGGATCTACAAGGGCGACGTGAAGAACCTCGCCGAGGTCCGCGCCGAAGGTGCCGCCGCCCGCGCCGGCAACCGCCCGGCCCGTGGTGGCAACGAGCGTCCGCAGCGCCGCGGTGGCGAGCGCGGCGGCCGTGGCCGTCGTCCTCAGTCGGCTGAGGCCCAGGCTCCCAAGGCCGAGGCTCCCGCCGTCGAGGCTCCGGCCGCGGAGACCCCCGGAACGGAGGCCTGA
- the rplP gene encoding 50S ribosomal protein L16, with amino-acid sequence MLIPRRVKHRKQHHPKRSGMAKGGTELAFGEFGIQAVTPAYVTNRQIESARIAITRHIRRGGKVWINIYPDRPLTKKPAETRMGSGKGSPEWWVANVKPGRVMFELSFPNEKVAREALTRAAHKLPMKCRIVRREAGES; translated from the coding sequence ATGCTGATCCCTCGTAGGGTCAAGCACCGCAAGCAGCACCACCCGAAGCGCTCCGGCATGGCCAAGGGCGGCACCGAGCTGGCGTTCGGTGAGTTCGGGATCCAGGCCGTCACCCCGGCCTACGTGACCAACCGGCAGATCGAGTCCGCTCGTATCGCCATCACGCGTCACATCCGCCGTGGCGGCAAGGTGTGGATCAACATCTACCCGGACCGTCCGCTGACCAAGAAGCCCGCCGAGACCCGCATGGGTTCCGGTAAGGGTTCGCCCGAGTGGTGGGTCGCGAACGTCAAGCCCGGTCGGGTGATGTTCGAGCTGTCTTTCCCGAACGAGAAGGTTGCCCGGGAGGCGCTGACCCGCGCTGCCCACAAGCTTCCGATGAAGTGCCGGATCGTCCGGCGCGAGGCAGGTGAGTCGTGA
- the rpmC gene encoding 50S ribosomal protein L29: MAAGTKATELRELGDEELLGKLREAKEELFNLRFQAATGQLENNSRLKVVRKDIARIYTLMRERELGIETVESA, from the coding sequence ATGGCGGCCGGTACCAAGGCGACCGAGCTGCGCGAGCTGGGTGACGAGGAACTCCTCGGCAAGCTCCGCGAGGCCAAGGAGGAGCTGTTCAACCTCCGCTTCCAGGCGGCCACCGGACAGCTTGAGAACAACAGCCGGCTCAAGGTCGTCCGCAAGGACATCGCCCGGATCTACACCCTGATGCGGGAGCGCGAGCTCGGCATCGAGACGGTGGAGAGCGCCTGA
- the rpsQ gene encoding 30S ribosomal protein S17 produces MSEKNVTEAKQERGFRKTREGLVVSDKMDKTVVVAVEDRVKHALYGKVIRRTNKLKAHDEQNAAGVGDRVLLMETRPLSATKRWRVVEILEKAK; encoded by the coding sequence ATGAGCGAGAAGAATGTGACTGAGGCAAAGCAGGAGCGCGGCTTCCGCAAGACCCGTGAGGGTCTGGTCGTCAGCGACAAGATGGACAAGACCGTCGTCGTCGCCGTCGAGGACCGCGTCAAGCACGCGCTGTACGGCAAGGTCATCCGCCGTACCAACAAGCTCAAGGCGCACGACGAGCAGAACGCCGCGGGTGTCGGCGACCGCGTCCTCCTGATGGAGACCCGGCCGCTGTCCGCGACCAAGCGCTGGCGCGTCGTCGAGATCCTCGAGAAGGCCAAGTAA
- the rplN gene encoding 50S ribosomal protein L14 produces the protein MIQQESRLRVADNTGAKEILCIRVLGGSGRRYAGIGDVIVATVKDAIPGGNVKKGEVVKAVVVRTVKERRRPDGSYIRFDENAAVILKNDGEPRGTRIFGPVGRELREKKFMKIISLAPEVL, from the coding sequence GTGATCCAGCAGGAGTCGCGGCTGCGGGTCGCCGACAACACTGGTGCCAAGGAGATCCTTTGCATCCGTGTTCTCGGTGGCTCCGGTCGCCGCTACGCGGGAATCGGTGACGTCATCGTCGCCACTGTCAAGGACGCGATCCCCGGTGGCAACGTGAAGAAGGGCGAGGTCGTCAAGGCGGTCGTCGTCCGGACCGTCAAGGAGCGGCGCCGGCCCGACGGCTCGTACATCCGCTTCGACGAGAACGCCGCCGTCATCCTCAAGAACGACGGCGAGCCCCGCGGTACCCGCATCTTCGGTCCCGTGGGCCGGGAGCTGCGCGAGAAGAAGTTCATGAAGATCATCTCGCTGGCGCCGGAGGTGCTGTAA
- the rplX gene encoding 50S ribosomal protein L24 has product MKIKKGDLVQVITGKDKGKQGKVIQAFPREDRVLVEGVNRVKKHTKVGQTARGSKTGGIVTTEAPIHVSNVSLVVEKDGKKVVTRVGYRFDEEGNKIRVAKRTGEDI; this is encoded by the coding sequence ATGAAGATCAAGAAGGGCGACCTGGTTCAGGTCATCACCGGCAAGGACAAGGGCAAGCAGGGCAAGGTCATCCAGGCCTTCCCGCGCGAGGACCGCGTCCTGGTCGAGGGTGTCAACCGGGTCAAGAAGCACACCAAGGTCGGCCAGACCGCGCGTGGGTCGAAGACCGGCGGCATTGTGACCACCGAGGCCCCCATCCACGTCAGCAACGTGTCGCTGGTCGTGGAGAAGGACGGCAAGAAGGTCGTCACCCGCGTCGGCTACCGCTTCGACGAGGAAGGCAACAAGATCCGCGTTGCCAAGCGGACCGGTGAGGACATCTGA
- the rplE gene encoding 50S ribosomal protein L5 — protein MTATTTTPRLKQRYREEIAGKLRDEFGYENVMQIPGLTKIVVNMGVGDAARDSKLIEGAIRDLATITGQKPAVTKARKSIAQFKLREGQPIGAHVTLRGDRMWEFLDRLLSLALPRIRDFRGLSPKQFDGRGNYTFGLTEQVMFHEIDQDKIDRVRGMDITVVTTATNDDEGRALLRHLGFPFKEA, from the coding sequence ATGACTGCCACCACCACCACGCCGCGCCTCAAGCAGCGCTACCGCGAGGAGATCGCGGGCAAGCTGCGTGACGAGTTCGGCTACGAGAACGTCATGCAGATCCCGGGTCTGACCAAGATCGTGGTCAACATGGGTGTCGGCGACGCCGCTCGCGACTCCAAGCTGATCGAGGGCGCCATCCGCGACCTCGCCACGATTACCGGCCAGAAGCCCGCGGTCACCAAGGCCCGCAAGTCCATCGCGCAGTTCAAGCTCCGCGAGGGCCAGCCGATCGGTGCCCACGTCACCCTGCGCGGTGACCGCATGTGGGAGTTCCTGGACCGCCTGCTGTCGCTCGCGCTGCCGCGCATCCGCGACTTCCGCGGTCTGTCGCCGAAGCAGTTCGACGGCCGTGGCAACTACACCTTCGGTCTCACCGAGCAGGTCATGTTCCACGAGATCGACCAGGACAAGATCGACCGCGTCCGGGGTATGGACATCACCGTGGTGACCACGGCGACCAACGACGACGAGGGCCGCGCCCTCCTGCGTCACCTCGGCTTCCCGTTCAAGGAGGCGTGA
- a CDS encoding type Z 30S ribosomal protein S14 → MAKKALIAKAARKPKFSVRAYTRCQRCGRPHSVYRKFGLCRVCLREMAHRGELPGVTKSSW, encoded by the coding sequence GTGGCGAAGAAGGCTCTCATTGCCAAGGCCGCCCGCAAGCCGAAGTTCAGCGTGCGTGCCTACACCCGCTGCCAGCGCTGCGGTCGTCCGCACTCCGTGTACCGCAAGTTCGGCCTGTGCCGCGTGTGCCTTCGTGAGATGGCGCACCGCGGTGAGCTGCCGGGCGTGACCAAGAGCTCCTGGTAA
- the rpsH gene encoding 30S ribosomal protein S8 yields MTMTDPIADMLTRLRNANSAYHDDVVMPYSKIKSHIAEILQQEGYIAGWKVEDAEVGKNLHLNLKFGPNRERSIAGIKRISKPGLRVYAKSTNLPKVLGGLGVAIISTSQGLLTGQQAAKKGVGGEVLAYVW; encoded by the coding sequence ATGACCATGACCGACCCCATCGCAGACATGCTCACGCGTCTGCGGAACGCGAACTCGGCCTACCACGACGACGTCGTGATGCCGTACAGCAAGATCAAGTCGCACATCGCGGAAATCCTCCAGCAGGAGGGTTACATCGCGGGCTGGAAGGTCGAGGACGCCGAGGTCGGCAAGAACCTCCACCTCAACCTGAAGTTCGGCCCCAACCGCGAGCGCTCGATCGCCGGCATCAAGCGGATCAGCAAGCCGGGTCTGCGGGTCTACGCAAAGTCCACCAACCTGCCGAAGGTGCTCGGCGGCCTGGGCGTGGCGATCATCTCCACGTCGCAGGGTCTGCTCACCGGCCAGCAGGCCGCCAAGAAGGGCGTGGGCGGGGAAGTCCTCGCCTACGTCTGGTAA
- the rplF gene encoding 50S ribosomal protein L6, with protein sequence MSRIGRLPIQVPAGVDVTIDGRTVQVKGPKGTLSHTVAAPIEIAKGEDGALVVSRPNDERQSKALHGLSRTLVANMITGVTAGYSKALEISGVGYRVQAKGSNLEFALGYSHPILVEAPEGITFKVESPTKFSVEGIDKQKVGEVAANIRKLRKPDPYKAKGVKYAGEVIRRKVGKAGK encoded by the coding sequence ATGTCGCGTATTGGACGGCTGCCCATCCAGGTTCCCGCCGGCGTGGACGTCACCATCGATGGCCGTACGGTCCAGGTGAAGGGTCCCAAGGGCACCCTCTCCCACACCGTTGCTGCGCCCATCGAGATCGCCAAGGGCGAGGACGGCGCGCTCGTCGTCTCCCGCCCGAATGATGAGCGTCAGTCGAAGGCTCTGCACGGCCTGTCGCGCACGCTGGTGGCGAACATGATCACCGGCGTGACCGCGGGCTACAGCAAGGCCCTCGAGATCAGCGGTGTCGGCTACCGCGTCCAGGCCAAGGGCTCCAACCTGGAGTTCGCCCTGGGCTACAGCCACCCGATCCTGGTCGAGGCCCCGGAGGGCATCACCTTCAAGGTGGAGTCCCCCACCAAGTTCAGCGTCGAGGGCATCGACAAGCAGAAGGTCGGCGAGGTCGCCGCGAACATCCGCAAGCTGCGCAAGCCCGACCCGTACAAGGCCAAGGGCGTGAAGTACGCGGGCGAGGTCATCCGCCGCAAGGTCGGAAAGGCTGGTAAGTAA
- the rplR gene encoding 50S ribosomal protein L18 has protein sequence MAYGVKIAKGNAYKGAARKRRHIRVRKRITGTAERPRLVVTRSNRGIVAQVIDDTKGHTLASASFLDSSIRGGEGDKTAQAKKVGALVAERAKAAGIEKVVFDRGGNQFAGRIAALAEAARESGLDF, from the coding sequence ATGGCATACGGTGTGAAGATCGCGAAGGGCAACGCCTACAAGGGCGCCGCTCGCAAGCGCCGTCACATCCGCGTCCGCAAGCGCATCACGGGCACCGCGGAGCGTCCGCGTCTGGTCGTGACCCGGTCCAACCGGGGCATCGTGGCGCAGGTCATCGACGACACCAAGGGCCACACGCTCGCGTCCGCGTCGTTCCTCGACTCCTCGATCCGGGGTGGCGAGGGCGACAAGACCGCTCAGGCCAAGAAGGTCGGTGCGCTCGTCGCCGAGCGGGCCAAGGCCGCGGGTATCGAGAAGGTCGTCTTCGACCGCGGTGGCAACCAGTTCGCAGGGCGCATCGCCGCCCTGGCGGAGGCCGCCCGCGAGTCCGGGCTCGACTTCTGA
- the rpsE gene encoding 30S ribosomal protein S5, with amino-acid sequence MAGPQRRGGGAGGGERRDRKDRRDGGAAAEKTAYVERVVAINRVAKVVKGGRRFSFTALVVVGDGDGQVGVGYGKAKEVPAAIAKGVEEAKKHFFRVPRIQGTIPHPIQGEKAAGVVLLKPASPGTGVIAGGPVRAVLECAGIHDVLSKSLGSSNPINIVHATVAALQGLQRPEEIAARRGLPLEDVAPAALLRARAGAVA; translated from the coding sequence ATGGCTGGACCCCAGCGCCGCGGTGGCGGCGCCGGTGGCGGCGAGCGGCGGGACCGGAAGGACCGGCGCGACGGCGGCGCCGCGGCTGAGAAGACCGCGTACGTCGAGCGCGTTGTCGCCATCAACCGTGTCGCCAAGGTAGTCAAGGGTGGTCGTCGCTTCAGCTTCACCGCGCTGGTCGTGGTGGGCGACGGTGACGGTCAGGTGGGTGTCGGTTACGGCAAGGCCAAGGAGGTGCCGGCCGCCATCGCCAAGGGTGTGGAGGAGGCCAAGAAGCACTTCTTCCGGGTCCCCCGTATCCAGGGCACCATCCCGCACCCGATCCAGGGCGAGAAGGCCGCGGGCGTCGTGCTGCTCAAGCCGGCGTCCCCCGGTACCGGTGTGATCGCCGGTGGCCCGGTGCGCGCCGTGCTGGAGTGCGCGGGCATCCACGACGTGCTGAGCAAGTCGCTCGGCTCGTCCAACCCGATCAACATCGTGCACGCCACGGTGGCCGCGCTCCAGGGGCTGCAGCGCCCCGAGGAGATCGCCGCCCGTCGTGGTCTGCCGCTGGAGGACGTGGCCCCCGCCGCTCTGCTGCGGGCGCGTGCAGGGGCGGTGGCCTGA
- the rpmD gene encoding 50S ribosomal protein L30 gives MARLKITQTKSYIGSKQNHRDTLRSLGLKRLNDVVVKEDRPEIRGMAHTVRHLVTVEEVD, from the coding sequence ATGGCGCGCCTGAAGATCACGCAGACCAAGTCCTACATCGGCAGCAAGCAGAACCACCGTGACACCCTGCGTTCGCTCGGGCTCAAGCGCCTGAACGACGTGGTCGTCAAGGAGGACCGCCCGGAGATCCGCGGCATGGCGCACACCGTGCGTCACCTCGTCACGGTCGAGGAGGTCGACTGA
- the rplO gene encoding 50S ribosomal protein L15, with protein sequence MAESKPLKVHNLRPAPGAKTAKTRVGRGEASKGKTAGRGTKGTKARYQVPERFEGGQMPLHMRLPKLKGFKNPFRTEYQVVNLDKLAALYPEGGEVTVEDLVAKGAVRKHQLVKVLGTGEVTVALQVTVDAVSGSAKEKIAAAGGSVTELAKA encoded by the coding sequence ATGGCGGAGTCCAAGCCGCTGAAGGTCCACAACCTCCGTCCGGCCCCGGGCGCCAAGACCGCCAAGACCCGCGTGGGTCGTGGTGAGGCGTCCAAGGGCAAGACGGCCGGTCGTGGTACCAAGGGCACCAAGGCCCGTTACCAGGTTCCGGAGCGCTTCGAGGGTGGGCAGATGCCGCTGCACATGCGGCTGCCCAAGCTGAAGGGCTTCAAGAACCCGTTCCGGACCGAGTACCAGGTTGTCAACCTCGACAAGCTGGCCGCGCTCTACCCCGAGGGCGGCGAGGTCACCGTCGAGGACCTGGTGGCCAAGGGTGCGGTCCGCAAGCACCAGCTCGTCAAGGTGCTCGGCACCGGCGAGGTCACCGTGGCGCTGCAGGTGACGGTGGACGCCGTCTCCGGCTCCGCCAAGGAGAAGATCGCCGCCGCCGGCGGCAGCGTCACCGAGCTCGCCAAGGCTTGA
- the secY gene encoding preprotein translocase subunit SecY — translation MLTAFARAFKTPDLRKKLLFTLGILVLFRLGQNVPLPGVDYRNVAQCIKEAGGNGGLFGMINLFSGGALLQLTIFALGIMPYITASIILQLLTVVIPRLEALKKEGQAGQTKITQYTRYLTLALGVLQGTGLVATAQSGTLFRTCAVGNQVVPDTSIFRTTVMVITMTAGTVMIMWLGELITDRGIGNGMSILMFTSIAAGFPGSLWSIKKSGKIVSGWGEFFIVIAIGLAMVCLVVFVEQAQRRIPVQYAKRMIGRRSYGGTSTYIPLKVNQAGVIPVIFASSLLYIPALIVQFSGNSTAGWARWISTNLTKGDHPFYLTLYFLLIVFFAFFYVAISFNPEEVADNMKKYGGFIPGIRAGRPTAEYLGYVLNRITWPGSLYLGLIALVPTVAIALFNGTQNFPFGGTSILIIVGVGLETVKQIESQLQQRNYEGFLR, via the coding sequence GTGCTCACCGCGTTCGCCCGGGCGTTCAAGACGCCCGACCTGCGGAAGAAGCTGCTGTTCACGCTGGGCATCCTCGTGCTCTTCCGGCTGGGTCAGAACGTCCCGCTGCCCGGGGTGGACTACCGGAACGTCGCTCAGTGCATCAAGGAGGCCGGCGGCAACGGCGGCCTCTTCGGCATGATCAACCTGTTCAGCGGCGGAGCCCTGCTGCAGCTCACCATCTTCGCGCTGGGGATCATGCCGTACATCACGGCGAGCATCATCCTCCAGCTGCTGACGGTGGTGATTCCGCGCCTGGAGGCCCTGAAGAAGGAGGGCCAGGCCGGGCAGACGAAGATCACCCAGTACACCCGTTACCTGACGCTGGCGCTCGGCGTGCTCCAGGGCACCGGCCTGGTGGCCACGGCCCAGAGCGGCACGCTCTTCCGTACCTGCGCGGTCGGTAACCAGGTGGTCCCGGACACCTCGATCTTCCGCACCACCGTCATGGTGATCACCATGACCGCCGGCACCGTGATGATCATGTGGCTCGGCGAGCTCATCACCGACCGCGGCATCGGCAACGGCATGTCGATCCTGATGTTCACCTCGATCGCGGCCGGCTTCCCGGGCTCGCTGTGGTCGATCAAGAAGTCCGGCAAGATCGTCAGCGGCTGGGGCGAGTTCTTCATCGTCATCGCGATCGGCCTGGCCATGGTCTGCCTGGTGGTCTTCGTCGAGCAGGCCCAGCGGCGGATCCCGGTCCAGTACGCCAAGCGGATGATCGGGCGCCGGTCCTACGGCGGCACCTCGACCTACATCCCGCTCAAGGTCAACCAGGCCGGTGTGATCCCGGTCATCTTCGCTTCGTCGCTGCTCTACATCCCGGCCCTGATCGTCCAGTTCAGCGGGAACTCCACGGCGGGCTGGGCGCGCTGGATCAGCACCAACCTCACCAAGGGCGACCACCCGTTCTACCTGACGCTCTACTTCCTGCTGATCGTCTTCTTCGCCTTCTTCTACGTGGCCATTTCCTTCAACCCCGAGGAAGTTGCCGACAACATGAAGAAGTATGGTGGCTTCATCCCGGGCATCCGGGCTGGTCGACCCACGGCGGAGTACCTGGGCTACGTGCTCAACCGGATCACCTGGCCGGGCTCCCTCTACCTCGGGCTGATCGCCCTCGTGCCCACGGTGGCGATCGCGCTGTTCAACGGAACGCAGAACTTCCCGTTCGGCGGTACGAGCATCCTCATCATCGTGGGCGTCGGCCTGGAGACCGTGAAGCAGATCGAGAGCCAGCTCCAGCAGCGCAACTACGAAGGGTTCCTCCGCTGA
- a CDS encoding adenylate kinase, which yields MRIVLVGPPGAGKGTQAQYLAKNLSIPHISTGDLFRANISQGTALGKQAQEYMNAGQLVPDAVTIGMATDRLQQPDAEGGFLLDGFPRNLGQAEALDGYLADKGVKLDAVLDLEVPEDEVVKRIAGRRICRNDSSHVFHVSYTPPKAAGVCDKCGGELYQRDDDSEDTVRKRLEVYHSETEPIIDFYKAQELVVTISALGTVEEVTRRAMEALGRPAA from the coding sequence ATGAGAATCGTCCTCGTCGGGCCGCCTGGCGCTGGTAAGGGCACACAGGCCCAGTACCTCGCCAAGAACCTGTCGATCCCGCACATCTCCACCGGCGACCTCTTCCGTGCCAACATCAGCCAGGGCACGGCGCTCGGCAAGCAGGCGCAGGAGTACATGAACGCCGGCCAGCTCGTGCCGGACGCGGTGACCATCGGCATGGCGACCGACCGTCTGCAGCAGCCGGACGCCGAGGGCGGCTTCCTCCTCGACGGCTTCCCGCGCAACCTCGGTCAGGCCGAGGCGCTCGACGGCTACCTGGCCGACAAGGGCGTCAAGCTCGACGCGGTGCTCGACCTGGAGGTGCCGGAGGACGAGGTGGTCAAGCGGATCGCCGGCCGCCGGATCTGCCGCAACGACTCCAGCCACGTCTTCCACGTCTCGTACACCCCGCCGAAGGCGGCCGGCGTGTGCGACAAGTGCGGCGGCGAGCTGTACCAGCGCGACGACGACAGCGAGGACACCGTCCGCAAGCGGCTGGAGGTCTACCACAGCGAGACCGAGCCGATCATCGACTTCTACAAGGCGCAGGAGCTGGTGGTGACCATCTCCGCGCTGGGTACGGTCGAAGAGGTGACCCGGCGGGCCATGGAGGCCCTGGGGCGCCCGGCGGCCTGA
- the map gene encoding type I methionyl aminopeptidase, producing the protein MVEIKTPDQIAKMRAAGLVVAAIHQACRDAAVPGATTKDLDEVAAKVISDHGAKPNFLGYGGFPGNICTSVNDVVVHGIPDRETVLRSGDIISVDAGAIVDGWHADAAITVFVGEGHAPEVHELSRVTEESMWAGIAAFRNGDRLVDISRAIETYIRRQPRPATGKYGIVEEYGGHGIGTQMHMDPHLLNYVSRKRGRGPKLVPGMCLAIEPMVTLGTPHTHVLEDDWTVKTDDGSWACHWEHSVALTEEGPLVLTAVDGGKAKLAALGVTAAPDPLG; encoded by the coding sequence ATGGTGGAGATCAAGACCCCGGACCAGATCGCGAAGATGCGTGCCGCGGGGCTGGTCGTGGCGGCGATCCATCAGGCGTGCCGCGACGCGGCGGTGCCCGGCGCCACCACCAAGGACCTGGACGAGGTCGCCGCCAAGGTGATCTCCGACCACGGCGCCAAGCCCAACTTCCTGGGGTACGGCGGCTTCCCCGGCAACATCTGCACCTCGGTCAACGACGTCGTGGTGCACGGCATCCCGGACCGCGAAACGGTGCTGAGGTCCGGCGACATCATCTCCGTGGACGCCGGCGCCATCGTGGACGGCTGGCACGCGGACGCGGCGATCACCGTCTTCGTCGGCGAGGGCCACGCCCCCGAGGTGCACGAGCTGAGCCGGGTCACCGAGGAGTCGATGTGGGCCGGGATCGCGGCGTTCCGCAACGGCGACCGGCTGGTCGACATCTCCCGTGCCATCGAGACCTACATCCGCCGCCAGCCGCGTCCGGCCACCGGCAAGTACGGCATCGTCGAGGAGTACGGCGGCCACGGCATCGGCACCCAGATGCACATGGACCCGCACCTGCTGAACTACGTCTCCCGCAAGCGGGGCCGCGGCCCGAAGCTGGTGCCGGGGATGTGCCTGGCGATCGAGCCGATGGTCACGCTGGGCACCCCGCACACCCATGTGCTGGAGGACGACTGGACGGTCAAGACCGACGACGGCTCGTGGGCCTGCCACTGGGAGCACTCGGTGGCGCTGACCGAGGAGGGTCCGCTGGTGCTCACCGCGGTCGACGGCGGTAAGGCCAAGCTCGCCGCGCTGGGCGTCACGGCCGCCCCGGACCCGCTGGGCTGA
- the infA gene encoding translation initiation factor IF-1 yields the protein MPKKQGAIEIEGTVIESLPNAMFKVELQNGHKVLAHISGKMRMHYIRILPDDRVVVELSPYDLTRGRIVYRYK from the coding sequence GTGCCCAAGAAGCAAGGGGCCATCGAAATCGAGGGCACCGTGATCGAGTCTCTGCCGAACGCCATGTTCAAGGTGGAGCTCCAGAACGGGCACAAGGTCCTCGCGCACATCAGCGGCAAGATGCGGATGCACTACATCCGCATCCTTCCCGACGACCGGGTCGTGGTGGAGCTGTCTCCGTACGATCTGACGCGCGGACGGATCGTCTACCGCTACAAGTAG
- the rpmJ gene encoding 50S ribosomal protein L36, whose amino-acid sequence MKVKPSVKKICDKCKVIRRHGRVMVICDNLRHKQRQG is encoded by the coding sequence ATGAAGGTCAAGCCGAGCGTCAAGAAGATCTGCGACAAGTGCAAGGTGATCCGCCGCCACGGCCGGGTCATGGTGATCTGCGACAACCTGCGCCACAAGCAGCGCCAGGGCTGA
- the rpsM gene encoding 30S ribosomal protein S13: MARLSGVDLPREKRIEVALTYVFGIGRTRAQETLKNTGVNPDTRVRDLAEEDLVKISKWVDENYTTEGDLRREIQADIRRKVEIGCYQGLRHRRGLPVHGQRTHTNARTRKGPRRAIAGKKKPGKK, translated from the coding sequence ATGGCACGCCTCTCCGGCGTTGACCTCCCGCGTGAGAAGCGCATCGAGGTCGCTCTGACCTACGTCTTCGGCATCGGACGTACCCGTGCCCAGGAGACCCTGAAGAACACCGGTGTCAACCCGGACACCCGCGTCCGCGACCTTGCCGAGGAAGACCTCGTCAAGATCAGCAAGTGGGTGGACGAGAACTACACCACCGAAGGTGACCTCCGCCGCGAGATCCAGGCGGACATCCGCCGCAAGGTCGAGATCGGCTGCTACCAGGGTCTGCGGCACCGTCGCGGCCTGCCGGTGCACGGTCAGCGCACCCACACCAACGCCCGCACCCGCAAGGGCCCGCGTCGCGCCATCGCCGGCAAGAAGAAGCCGGGCAAGAAGTAG
- the rpsK gene encoding 30S ribosomal protein S11, with protein sequence MPPKGRQAGAKKVRRKEKKNVAHGHAHIKSTFNNTIVSITDPTGNVISWASAGHVGFKGSRKSTPFAAQMAAESAARRAQEHGMRKVDVFVKGPGSGRETAIRSLQATGLEVGSIQDVTPTPHNGCRPPKRRRV encoded by the coding sequence ATGCCTCCGAAGGGCCGTCAGGCCGGCGCCAAGAAGGTGCGCCGCAAGGAGAAGAAGAACGTCGCCCACGGGCACGCTCACATCAAGAGCACGTTCAACAACACCATCGTCTCGATCACCGACCCCACCGGGAACGTGATCTCCTGGGCCTCGGCCGGCCACGTCGGCTTCAAGGGCTCGCGCAAGTCCACCCCGTTCGCCGCGCAGATGGCCGCCGAGTCGGCCGCCCGCCGCGCGCAGGAGCACGGGATGCGCAAGGTCGACGTGTTCGTCAAGGGCCCCGGTTCCGGCCGGGAGACCGCGATCCGCTCGCTCCAGGCCACCGGCCTCGAGGTGGGTTCGATCCAGGACGTCACCCCGACCCCGCACAACGGCTGCCGCCCGCCGAAGCGCCGCCGCGTCTGA